One Solea senegalensis isolate Sse05_10M linkage group LG21, IFAPA_SoseM_1, whole genome shotgun sequence DNA segment encodes these proteins:
- the tmem174 gene encoding transmembrane protein 174 has protein sequence MDTNCARSPAAVLGSPRHDPSQRVTPAPHPRRSHIFLDGEKAGTALILSGFCLALIGVTLTVMGWQRYKANTMFEWTQLLGPMLISVGGTFILTSVCKFNLVSCWTCRQWEEEVPVVGQTSARLPGGVNQPIMLHSATTTMLCLPPAYNFVTQDVQQAVDFQPGCSLSAALPPYGAVCCADNAAFSADAADNARSRIERTADEGGRGDESGATCSRPPAYDDIYPSSNKHSVT, from the exons ATGGACACCAACTGTGCTAGGAGTCCTGCAGCGGTGCTCGGCTCACCACGCCATGACCCCAGTCAGAGGGTCACGCCTGCTCCGCACCCTCGTCGGTCACACATCTTCCTGGACGGAGAGAAGGCCGGAACTGCCCTGATCCTGTCTGGATTCTGTCTGGCGCTGATTGGCGTCACCTTAACCGTGATGGGCTGGCAGCGCTACAAAGCCAACACCATGTTTGAGTGGACCCAACTGCTGGGCCCCATGCTCATCTCTGTTGGAGGGACTTTCATACTCACCAGTGTCTGCAAATTTAACCTGGTGTCCTGCTGGACCTGCAgacagtgggaggaggaggtgccagTGGTGGGGCAAACATCAGCAAGACTTCCCGGCGGTGTGAACCAGCCAATCATGCTGCACAGTGCCACCACAACAATGCTGTGTCTTCCCCCAGCCTATAACTTTGTGACCCAGGACGTACAACAGGCTGTTGACTTCCAACCTGGCTGCTCTCTGAGTGCAGCACTTCCTCCCTATGGCGCTGTTTGCTGTGCAGATAACGCAGCGTTCTCAGCAGACGCAGCAGACAACGCGCGGAGCAG GATTGAGAGGACAGCGGACGAGGGAGGACGTGGCGACGAGAGCGGCGCTACCTGTTCCCGGCCGCCTGCTTATGACGACATCTACCCGTCCTCtaacaaacacagtgtgacatag